The following are from one region of the Methanospirillum hungatei genome:
- a CDS encoding DHH family phosphoesterase: MPTGTETIVYSLGDGCSITDIVIGKTYTGTIQGFANFGAFVYLNSSIKGLIHKSNMLMSHQEGDTVIVRVGNIRDNGNIDLEEIVISSYQIQPVVCKRRTTKLEELNKKVGRSVTLECQVAQVKQTSGPTIFTLVDESGTENAAGFIEAGKRAFPDVNQGDTVRATGDVMMRGGQVQVELARLEVLHGPEAKEVLDRIEQAIDDRAEPEEISLLIESPVLEKLKPEMRKIAKQIRRAVFTAQPILLRHHADADGICSAVAIEQAVVALINDSGGDYDTANYLFKRAPSKAPFYEIEDIVRDLDYATRDNIRFGQKMPLIMLTDNGSTEEDLPAMKMAKVYGIPMIVFDHHHPDEIVDQYLNAHVNPYHVDGDYGITAGMLGTEIARLIFPGVDQQVRHIAAVAGVADRSEAPERQQYLNLVAERYTEEDCRKIALALDYIQFYLRFNDGKELIKDILDLNGDHDRYRNMVDLLVAEAEFAISEQVKTCMPHVISSSLPNGAHLFQIDVEIHAHKFTFPPPGKTCGEVHDRLCQQYAGEPVVTLGFGPDFVVLRSRGVLMNIPQMVRELRDEISGAGVNGGGHLVVGSIKFVEGMRKDVISRLSEKIGEFPTA, translated from the coding sequence ATGCCAACAGGAACAGAGACAATAGTTTACAGCTTGGGCGATGGGTGCAGTATTACTGACATCGTCATTGGAAAGACATATACAGGAACAATCCAGGGTTTTGCAAATTTTGGGGCGTTCGTATATCTGAATAGTTCAATCAAGGGGCTCATCCACAAGTCCAATATGCTTATGAGTCACCAGGAGGGTGACACGGTCATTGTTAGGGTTGGAAACATCCGTGACAATGGGAATATTGACCTCGAGGAGATCGTCATCTCATCATACCAGATACAACCAGTCGTTTGCAAAAGACGGACAACTAAACTTGAGGAATTAAATAAAAAAGTTGGACGATCCGTTACTCTTGAATGTCAGGTGGCCCAGGTAAAACAGACATCGGGGCCCACCATCTTCACACTTGTGGACGAAAGTGGAACTGAAAATGCAGCAGGGTTTATTGAAGCAGGAAAACGTGCTTTTCCAGATGTAAACCAGGGAGACACCGTCCGGGCAACCGGAGATGTAATGATGCGTGGAGGTCAGGTCCAGGTTGAATTGGCCAGGCTTGAAGTCCTACATGGCCCAGAAGCAAAGGAAGTACTTGACCGGATCGAGCAGGCTATCGATGATCGGGCGGAGCCGGAAGAAATTTCTCTTCTTATCGAAAGTCCGGTGCTTGAAAAACTCAAACCTGAAATGAGAAAGATTGCAAAACAGATTCGTCGTGCAGTTTTTACCGCCCAGCCAATATTGCTCCGCCACCATGCAGATGCTGATGGTATCTGTTCAGCAGTTGCCATTGAGCAGGCCGTTGTTGCCCTTATTAACGACTCTGGTGGAGATTATGATACTGCAAATTATCTTTTCAAACGTGCACCGTCGAAAGCTCCATTCTATGAGATAGAAGACATTGTCCGTGACCTGGATTATGCGACCCGTGACAACATCAGGTTCGGGCAAAAGATGCCCCTTATCATGCTGACTGACAATGGTTCCACAGAAGAAGATCTTCCTGCGATGAAGATGGCAAAGGTCTATGGTATCCCCATGATCGTCTTTGACCACCATCATCCGGATGAAATTGTGGACCAGTACCTCAATGCTCATGTCAATCCCTACCACGTTGATGGAGATTATGGGATAACAGCGGGAATGCTGGGGACCGAAATTGCCAGGCTCATCTTCCCAGGAGTGGATCAACAGGTGCGCCATATCGCCGCTGTTGCTGGAGTTGCCGATCGGAGTGAAGCACCTGAAAGACAGCAGTACCTGAACCTTGTCGCTGAGCGGTACACTGAAGAGGATTGCAGAAAAATCGCTCTTGCCCTTGATTATATACAGTTCTATCTCAGATTTAATGACGGAAAAGAACTTATCAAGGATATTCTGGACCTGAACGGTGATCATGACCGATACCGGAATATGGTTGATCTCCTGGTCGCTGAAGCTGAGTTTGCGATCTCTGAACAGGTGAAAACCTGTATGCCGCATGTCATCTCTTCATCTTTACCAAATGGAGCGCACCTCTTCCAAATTGATGTCGAGATCCATGCTCACAAATTTACATTCCCACCACCAGGAAAAACATGTGGTGAGGTTCATGATCGGTTATGTCAACAATATGCCGGAGAACCTGTTGTTACACTTGGATTCGGGCCTGATTTTGTTGTGCTAAGATCCCGGGGTGTCCTCATGAATATTCCCCAAATGGTCCGCGAACTCCGTGATGAGATATCAGGAGCAGGAGTTAATGGTGGAGGCCATCTGGTCGTAGGAAGCATCAAATTCGTTGAAGGAATGAGAAAAGATGTTATTTCACGTCTTTCCGAAAAAATTGGAGAATTTCCAACAGCCTGA
- the thiC gene encoding phosphomethylpyrimidine synthase ThiC, whose amino-acid sequence MSIVEDARKGIITEEMKVVAAQEGVTEDFIRRGIAGGQIVIPVSPYRKVKFCGIGGGLKTKVNCSVGTSTDIVDVDMEVEKVKAGERAGADTIMELSTGGDFVEVRRRCIEATTLSVGSVPLYQAFIEAARKDGAVIHMREDDLFRITEEQAKLGTNFMAIHTGINRITLERLQRQGRHGGLCSRGGAFLTAWMLHNDKENPLYAEFDYLCEILKEHEVTLSTGNGMRAGAVHDATDRAQIQELIINAELGDRAHEMGIQVIVEGPGHVPLDEIETNVKLMKRMSGNKPFYMLGPIVTDIAPGYDDRVSAIGAAMSSMYGADFICYVTPAEHLALPNPEEVYEGVFSSRIAAHVGDMIKLNKRDQDLAMGHARRDLDWEAQFNLAINPARARQIRSERASADTDACTMCGDYCALKIANKVIKKLD is encoded by the coding sequence ATGTCAATAGTCGAGGATGCAAGAAAAGGCATCATCACCGAAGAAATGAAGGTCGTAGCAGCCCAGGAAGGCGTTACTGAAGATTTTATCCGAAGGGGGATCGCAGGTGGCCAGATAGTAATCCCGGTATCACCCTATAGAAAAGTAAAATTCTGTGGTATTGGTGGAGGGCTGAAAACCAAGGTGAACTGTTCTGTTGGAACCTCGACCGATATCGTCGATGTGGATATGGAAGTTGAGAAGGTAAAAGCTGGAGAGCGTGCTGGTGCCGATACCATTATGGAACTCTCAACTGGTGGCGACTTTGTTGAGGTTCGCAGACGGTGTATTGAAGCGACCACACTCTCCGTTGGTTCAGTTCCATTGTATCAGGCTTTTATCGAAGCTGCAAGAAAAGATGGAGCAGTCATCCATATGCGGGAAGATGACCTCTTCCGTATCACTGAGGAGCAGGCAAAACTTGGAACCAATTTCATGGCAATTCACACCGGTATAAACCGGATCACCCTTGAACGGCTTCAGCGCCAGGGACGACACGGAGGTCTCTGTTCGCGTGGTGGTGCCTTCCTTACTGCATGGATGCTTCACAATGACAAGGAAAATCCCCTCTATGCGGAGTTTGATTACCTGTGTGAGATCTTGAAAGAGCATGAGGTAACCCTCTCAACTGGGAATGGAATGCGGGCAGGAGCTGTCCATGATGCAACCGACCGTGCACAGATTCAGGAACTGATAATCAACGCAGAACTTGGTGACCGTGCTCATGAAATGGGTATCCAGGTTATAGTTGAAGGTCCGGGTCATGTGCCCCTTGATGAGATTGAGACAAACGTCAAGCTGATGAAGCGTATGTCGGGTAATAAACCATTTTACATGCTTGGTCCTATCGTTACTGACATTGCACCAGGATATGATGACCGTGTCTCGGCTATTGGTGCTGCCATGTCCTCCATGTATGGTGCTGACTTTATCTGCTATGTAACTCCTGCAGAACACCTCGCCTTACCAAATCCGGAAGAGGTTTATGAAGGTGTTTTCTCCAGTCGGATCGCAGCACATGTTGGTGACATGATCAAACTGAACAAACGTGACCAGGATCTTGCTATGGGTCATGCCCGTCGTGATCTTGACTGGGAAGCCCAGTTCAACCTTGCTATTAATCCTGCCCGTGCACGACAGATAAGAAGTGAGCGTGCATCAGCTGATACTGACGCCTGCACCATGTGCGGTGACTACTGTGCCCTGAAGATAGCCAATAAAGTAATCAAAAAACTAGACTAA
- a CDS encoding secondary thiamine-phosphate synthase enzyme YjbQ, with translation MAVSGTITLSTRGEGDIVDITGKVQETVCLSGVKIGLCHVFVTGSTAAVTTIEYEPGVLNDLSRALSVCAPSDITYAHDSRWGDGNGRSHVKAAMVGPSLTIPIRDGALILGTWQQIVLLELDMRPRRDRHLVITIIGE, from the coding sequence ATGGCAGTATCCGGAACCATAACTCTGTCAACCAGGGGAGAAGGGGACATTGTTGATATTACTGGAAAAGTGCAGGAGACAGTCTGTTTATCTGGAGTCAAAATCGGTCTGTGCCATGTGTTTGTGACTGGATCTACAGCAGCAGTGACGACCATCGAATATGAACCAGGAGTTCTCAACGACCTCTCTCGAGCTCTGTCGGTCTGTGCTCCGTCTGATATTACCTATGCTCACGATAGTCGGTGGGGCGACGGCAATGGAAGATCCCATGTAAAAGCAGCAATGGTTGGACCTTCGCTCACTATTCCGATACGTGATGGCGCGCTTATACTCGGAACATGGCAACAGATTGTTCTCCTTGAACTAGATATGAGGCCACGTCGGGATCGTCACCTTGTAATAACTATCATTGGTGAATGA
- the acs gene encoding acetate--CoA ligase has protein sequence MSENFEVVMNSKSYLPDPEFQEQSHLGDYKKAYGGFKADPELFWDQMAREIDWIKPWNKVLEWDYPYARWFNGGSLNITTSCLDRHIKAGRRNKLALIWRGEDGEERVFTYRQLHRDVMRFANALKKIGISKGDRICFYMPLVPEHIIALLACARIGAVHSIVYAGFGAEALHSRIRDAEAKVVITADVGKRRGKVISLRSIVDDAIRNAPSVEKVIVLCREKCSVELYSEMEEDFYGLLEGVDTDCPPEEMDAEDPLFILYTSGTTGMPKGIVHACGGYATGVHYTAKYIFDLKENDVLWCTADTGWITGHSYIVYGPLAAGATVVITETTPDWPDPGIWWSIIEELGVTIFYTAPTAIRMFMRVGEEWPNKHNLDSLRIIGSVGEPLNPEAFEWYYRVIGKSRCPVLDTWWQTETGMHMITTPLGEPMKPGFAGLPIPGIEADVVDKDGNSLPPGQGGLLVIKKPWPSMMRTVYRNDERYRKYWNQIRNYYTAGDLAVKDDDGYIMILGRSDDIIIVAGHNLGTAEVESALVEHEAVAEAAVIGVPDEIKGQAVKAFVILVKGFEPSQKLVSELIYHVRMSIGPIAMPAAIEFVDSLPRTRSGKIMRRILKAKEMNMDLGDTSTLEE, from the coding sequence ATGTCAGAGAATTTTGAAGTTGTGATGAATTCTAAATCGTACCTGCCAGATCCCGAATTTCAAGAACAATCACACCTTGGAGATTACAAAAAAGCATATGGGGGCTTTAAAGCTGATCCTGAATTGTTCTGGGATCAAATGGCTAGGGAAATTGACTGGATAAAGCCTTGGAATAAAGTTCTGGAATGGGATTACCCATATGCCCGATGGTTTAATGGTGGATCACTCAACATAACCACCAGTTGTCTGGATCGCCATATTAAAGCTGGGAGAAGGAATAAATTAGCATTAATCTGGCGTGGTGAAGACGGGGAAGAACGGGTATTTACCTATCGTCAACTCCACCGGGATGTAATGCGATTTGCAAACGCACTAAAAAAAATAGGGATTTCAAAAGGTGATCGGATCTGTTTTTACATGCCTCTGGTTCCTGAGCATATCATTGCATTGTTAGCCTGTGCTCGTATAGGAGCTGTTCATTCTATTGTGTATGCAGGATTTGGGGCAGAAGCTCTTCATTCCCGTATTCGGGATGCTGAAGCAAAAGTTGTTATCACAGCCGATGTCGGGAAACGCCGGGGAAAAGTTATCTCACTTCGAAGTATTGTCGATGATGCCATCAGGAATGCACCAAGTGTTGAGAAAGTCATCGTCTTATGTCGTGAGAAATGTTCGGTAGAGCTGTATTCAGAAATGGAAGAAGACTTTTACGGTCTCCTTGAGGGCGTTGATACAGACTGCCCCCCGGAAGAGATGGATGCAGAGGATCCCCTGTTTATTCTTTACACCAGCGGAACTACCGGGATGCCAAAAGGAATCGTCCATGCATGTGGAGGCTACGCAACCGGTGTTCACTACACTGCAAAGTATATCTTTGATCTAAAGGAGAATGATGTCTTATGGTGCACTGCTGATACCGGATGGATCACGGGCCATAGTTACATTGTTTATGGGCCGCTTGCTGCAGGAGCTACGGTGGTTATCACTGAGACTACTCCTGACTGGCCTGACCCCGGGATATGGTGGAGCATTATTGAAGAATTGGGGGTTACCATTTTCTATACCGCTCCAACAGCCATCCGTATGTTCATGCGGGTGGGAGAGGAATGGCCGAATAAGCATAATCTGGATTCACTCCGGATTATTGGATCTGTTGGAGAACCTTTGAATCCGGAAGCATTTGAGTGGTACTATCGGGTTATTGGAAAGAGCCGGTGTCCAGTCCTAGATACCTGGTGGCAGACTGAAACTGGAATGCACATGATTACAACACCTCTTGGTGAACCAATGAAACCCGGTTTTGCAGGATTACCTATTCCTGGTATTGAGGCAGACGTGGTTGATAAAGATGGTAATAGCCTACCACCTGGTCAGGGAGGTCTTCTGGTCATAAAAAAACCCTGGCCATCCATGATGAGGACTGTTTATCGCAATGATGAGCGGTATCGCAAATACTGGAACCAGATTCGGAACTATTACACTGCCGGGGATCTTGCAGTAAAGGATGATGACGGTTATATTATGATCCTGGGCAGGTCAGATGACATCATCATTGTGGCAGGTCATAATCTTGGAACTGCAGAGGTTGAATCAGCACTCGTTGAGCATGAAGCTGTAGCAGAAGCTGCTGTAATCGGGGTACCTGATGAAATTAAGGGACAGGCAGTCAAAGCATTTGTCATTCTGGTCAAAGGATTTGAGCCAAGTCAGAAACTGGTTTCAGAACTTATATATCATGTCCGGATGAGCATCGGGCCAATTGCGATGCCTGCTGCAATAGAATTTGTTGATTCTCTTCCTCGGACTCGAAGTGGGAAAATTATGAGACGAATTCTCAAAGCAAAGGAGATGAACATGGACCTTGGTGATACTTCAACTCTTGAGGAGTAA
- a CDS encoding phosphate-starvation-inducible PsiE family protein has product MYLILLILLGIVLVVSIINLGITVFMFLVDDSGFILESHEIIQIFGYFLLVLIGIEFFESILTYLRDHVIHVEVIVMVAMTAVARKVILLDSEVTDMHLIGLGILILSLGIAYYLIRKSNREKIKEELIKRTHEA; this is encoded by the coding sequence ATGTATCTGATTCTTCTCATCCTGCTTGGTATCGTTCTTGTTGTTTCAATTATCAATCTTGGAATTACTGTATTCATGTTTCTTGTTGATGATAGCGGATTTATTTTGGAAAGCCATGAGATTATCCAGATATTTGGATATTTCCTCCTGGTTCTCATAGGTATTGAGTTTTTTGAGTCAATCCTGACTTATCTTCGCGATCATGTTATTCACGTGGAAGTAATAGTCATGGTTGCGATGACAGCGGTTGCACGAAAGGTTATCCTGCTTGATTCGGAGGTAACAGACATGCATCTTATCGGGCTCGGAATCCTGATATTGTCCTTGGGAATCGCGTATTATCTTATCCGCAAATCAAACCGTGAGAAGATTAAAGAAGAACTTATAAAAAGAACTCATGAGGCGTGA
- a CDS encoding dephospho-CoA kinase, whose product MRVIAVVGMPGSGKGEFSAIAQEMGIPVVVMGDVIREEVKNQGLPPTDESMGIIARGLREKYGMAAIAHVCVPVIARQQASVVLVDGVRGDAEVTLFSDSFPEFSLVSIESPLITRFARLSERGRTDDLQNIHELIARDERECSFGLGKAMELASVKIDNTGTREEFQEKVRKYLAGMKST is encoded by the coding sequence ATGAGAGTAATAGCAGTAGTGGGGATGCCAGGATCAGGGAAAGGTGAATTCTCCGCTATCGCACAGGAAATGGGAATCCCGGTTGTGGTGATGGGCGATGTTATCAGAGAAGAAGTAAAAAACCAGGGCCTTCCTCCGACCGATGAAAGTATGGGAATTATAGCTCGAGGGCTCAGAGAAAAATATGGCATGGCGGCAATAGCTCATGTATGTGTACCAGTGATTGCCCGGCAACAAGCATCTGTGGTACTGGTTGACGGAGTAAGAGGGGATGCAGAAGTTACTCTGTTCTCAGATTCATTCCCTGAATTCTCCCTCGTCTCCATCGAATCACCGCTCATCACCCGGTTCGCACGATTGTCCGAACGGGGACGAACAGATGACCTGCAAAATATTCATGAACTCATTGCCAGGGATGAACGGGAATGTTCGTTTGGACTTGGAAAAGCAATGGAACTTGCATCTGTGAAGATAGATAATACCGGAACCAGAGAAGAGTTTCAGGAGAAGGTCAGGAAGTATCTGGCTGGGATGAAGTCTACATGA
- a CDS encoding OFA family MFS transporter yields MADTSFSQNQSNPMFWGIDAEKGRWILVFLGMAINLCLGSVYSWSVFVGPLTEYFTQTLGQAVTASEILMPFSVFLACFAIAMPLTGKYLDIYGPRKIIMAGGVLTGLGWILASFSTSVLMLYFLYGVIGGLGVGIAYGAPVAAAARWFPDRRGFAVGLVLLGFGFSAFITANLAGVLIGITGVMGTFRIFGLAFLILTLLLAIPFRFPPSGWTPKGFAGSPAAASCACSTALPEMVRSGRFYALWLCYFIGCLAGLMAISISKPVGSEVVGIEATLGIMLVGFFAIFNGGGRPVFGALTDMINPRNTAIVSFILIGGASLLIASVPSVPVYILAFALLWGCLGGWLAIAPASTARFFGTGDYPRCYGVIFLAYGAGAIAGPQIAGYIRDATGSYLGVFPVVAVLALIGIITAFFMKDT; encoded by the coding sequence ATGGCTGATACCTCATTCTCACAAAACCAAAGTAATCCCATGTTTTGGGGTATAGATGCAGAGAAAGGGAGATGGATTCTCGTATTTCTTGGGATGGCTATAAACCTGTGTCTGGGAAGTGTATATTCCTGGTCGGTTTTTGTTGGCCCACTCACCGAATATTTTACACAGACATTAGGACAGGCTGTAACCGCTAGTGAGATCCTTATGCCATTCTCTGTATTCCTTGCCTGTTTCGCCATAGCAATGCCATTGACCGGTAAATATCTTGATATCTACGGGCCCCGGAAGATTATCATGGCTGGTGGTGTCTTGACCGGACTAGGGTGGATTCTGGCATCATTTTCCACATCTGTCCTCATGCTCTATTTCCTATATGGGGTAATCGGCGGACTTGGTGTGGGTATTGCATATGGAGCCCCTGTTGCAGCAGCTGCCAGATGGTTTCCTGATCGACGGGGATTTGCAGTTGGCCTTGTCCTACTGGGATTTGGGTTTTCGGCATTTATCACTGCAAATCTTGCAGGTGTATTGATTGGGATAACAGGGGTCATGGGAACGTTTCGGATATTTGGACTAGCATTTTTAATTCTGACTCTACTCCTGGCTATTCCATTCAGGTTTCCGCCATCTGGCTGGACTCCCAAAGGCTTTGCTGGATCTCCAGCAGCTGCTTCATGTGCCTGTTCAACAGCCCTTCCAGAAATGGTCAGGTCAGGACGGTTTTATGCCCTTTGGCTATGTTATTTTATCGGCTGTCTGGCTGGTCTTATGGCAATATCAATATCAAAACCGGTTGGATCAGAAGTGGTCGGGATTGAGGCAACTCTTGGGATTATGCTTGTCGGATTTTTTGCAATTTTTAATGGAGGAGGAAGGCCGGTCTTCGGGGCATTGACCGATATGATAAATCCCCGGAATACGGCAATTGTCTCATTTATCCTTATCGGAGGAGCATCATTGCTTATTGCATCTGTCCCTTCAGTTCCGGTATACATACTGGCATTTGCCCTTCTGTGGGGATGCCTTGGTGGATGGCTTGCAATAGCTCCTGCTTCTACTGCCCGGTTCTTTGGAACTGGTGATTACCCGCGATGTTATGGAGTAATCTTTCTTGCATATGGGGCAGGTGCAATCGCCGGGCCACAGATCGCAGGATACATCCGTGACGCAACAGGTTCGTACCTCGGAGTATTTCCCGTAGTGGCCGTACTTGCACTTATTGGGATCATCACAGCATTTTTCATGAAAGACACATAA
- a CDS encoding anaerobic ribonucleoside-triphosphate reductase activating protein: protein MSESIHINFGGFVPLSTVDWRGKSVCVVFFRGCPVKCWYCHNQSILSGEDRRPVDEIKELIRSSSLLISGVIFSGGEATMQPAALFSLAEYSKSIGLSTGLHTNGVYPDVIKKLIDKRLIDHIALDVKAEWNLYTVRGKERAVGKQVKDSLTQCTAAYHSGTLPGFEVVVTLFPGYGEEVMTISHDVAPDIDLVLQQGVLMGIRPLDIHNLQKIADRLGRKVRIRTRSDGEIIYESNSSSGDARIRER from the coding sequence GTGTCTGAATCAATACATATCAACTTCGGAGGTTTTGTTCCTCTCAGCACGGTAGACTGGCGGGGAAAATCAGTTTGCGTCGTATTTTTTCGAGGGTGCCCGGTCAAATGTTGGTACTGTCACAACCAGAGCATCCTGTCTGGTGAAGATAGAAGACCCGTTGATGAAATCAAAGAACTCATCCGCTCTTCATCATTACTCATCAGTGGAGTCATTTTTTCGGGAGGTGAAGCAACCATGCAACCAGCTGCGCTTTTTTCACTGGCAGAATACAGCAAATCTATCGGGCTTTCTACCGGGTTACATACAAACGGAGTATATCCGGATGTAATCAAAAAGCTAATCGATAAACGACTTATTGATCATATCGCCCTTGATGTCAAAGCTGAATGGAACTTGTATACCGTAAGGGGGAAAGAACGAGCAGTTGGAAAACAGGTTAAGGATTCACTGACACAATGTACTGCAGCCTACCATTCCGGAACACTCCCCGGTTTTGAAGTCGTGGTAACCTTGTTTCCAGGATATGGGGAAGAAGTCATGACAATTTCCCATGACGTTGCCCCTGATATTGACCTGGTTTTACAACAGGGAGTATTGATGGGTATCAGACCTCTTGATATACATAATCTGCAAAAAATAGCAGACCGCTTAGGCCGGAAAGTCAGAATACGCACTCGAAGTGATGGAGAAATAATATATGAGAGTAATAGCAGTAGTGGGGATGCCAGGATCAGGGAAAGGTGA
- a CDS encoding ribonuclease Z: MGVEIIAGETLQLFFLGTSGALPTISRNLPCILLKWGSHDLIFDCGEGAQRQMMKARAGFSPEVIYISHWHADHFLGIIGLLQTMSFNGREQPLTIVGPDCVHDMVTDIKGLCRTRLGFPVESQKVRGGDLLIYEGYSIRVFGVDHGIPGVGYIFEENMRPGRFNRERAIELGIRPGPLFGKLQRGSPVTITIDGEERVITPDMVMGPPRPGRKVIYTGDTRPVLSELADIGEDADLLIHDATFDHQEEERAREFMHATAAEAGIVAQALKAHRLALFHFSTRYTSIDTHIADAKTHFSGEILAPDDLTVFDVPFRDV; the protein is encoded by the coding sequence ATGGGGGTGGAGATAATAGCCGGAGAGACCCTGCAGCTCTTTTTCCTTGGAACATCAGGGGCACTTCCTACCATATCACGGAATCTTCCCTGCATACTTTTAAAGTGGGGATCTCATGATCTGATCTTTGACTGTGGAGAGGGAGCTCAGCGACAGATGATGAAGGCGCGTGCAGGGTTCTCACCCGAAGTCATCTACATATCTCACTGGCATGCAGACCATTTTCTCGGGATCATTGGCCTTCTTCAGACCATGTCCTTTAACGGACGGGAGCAGCCACTGACTATCGTTGGTCCTGATTGTGTCCATGATATGGTCACTGATATCAAAGGATTATGTAGAACCAGGCTGGGATTCCCAGTAGAATCTCAAAAGGTGCGGGGGGGTGATCTGCTCATCTATGAAGGGTATTCAATCCGGGTCTTTGGAGTAGATCATGGCATTCCCGGGGTAGGATATATATTTGAAGAGAATATGAGACCTGGGCGGTTTAACCGTGAACGTGCCATCGAGCTGGGTATCAGACCCGGACCGCTCTTTGGAAAGCTGCAAAGGGGATCTCCGGTTACCATCACAATTGACGGCGAAGAAAGGGTCATTACTCCGGATATGGTTATGGGCCCACCCCGGCCAGGAAGAAAAGTTATTTATACCGGGGATACCCGGCCGGTTCTTTCAGAACTTGCAGATATCGGAGAGGATGCAGATCTCCTCATCCATGATGCGACGTTTGACCACCAGGAAGAGGAGCGGGCAAGAGAGTTCATGCATGCAACTGCGGCAGAAGCAGGTATTGTTGCACAAGCCCTGAAAGCCCACCGCCTGGCTCTCTTCCATTTCAGTACCCGGTACACATCAATCGATACCCATATAGCCGATGCAAAAACCCATTTTTCAGGAGAGATCCTAGCCCCGGATGATCTTACTGTTTTCGATGTCCCCTTCAGGGATGTATAA
- a CDS encoding sugar phosphate isomerase/epimerase family protein — protein MNIKYFFGSSSKVWEDISWIYGIEEAGFDGWEICADGNYHFGKKDQYERVIETLRSTTLQATVHAPFGDLNPAAINDPIWRETVRQLSECIRLSSEITDRITIHPGYLSCTGKLVPDKIWQLQKEAMREIGKAATEYGVIACLENMPDIHDFLCRYPEEIEGIIEGIEGVSMTIDFGHANTMGKVNDFIKALKSASHVHIHDNHGKSDEHLAIGEGTIDWNKVSKALIREYRGVVVVEGRSIPEAKRSLAQVWGWR, from the coding sequence ATGAATATCAAATATTTTTTTGGGTCCTCGTCAAAAGTCTGGGAAGACATTTCGTGGATTTATGGCATTGAAGAGGCAGGATTTGATGGGTGGGAGATCTGTGCAGATGGGAATTACCATTTTGGTAAGAAAGATCAGTACGAGAGAGTTATCGAAACTCTCCGATCTACAACCCTGCAGGCAACAGTCCATGCTCCGTTTGGTGACCTCAATCCTGCTGCAATCAATGATCCTATTTGGCGGGAGACGGTCAGGCAACTCTCAGAGTGCATCAGATTATCATCAGAGATTACCGATCGGATAACCATCCATCCCGGATACCTTTCCTGCACCGGAAAACTGGTCCCCGATAAAATCTGGCAACTGCAAAAGGAAGCAATGAGGGAGATAGGAAAAGCTGCAACAGAATACGGGGTTATCGCCTGCCTTGAAAACATGCCAGATATCCATGACTTCCTTTGCAGATATCCCGAAGAGATAGAAGGGATTATCGAAGGGATCGAAGGAGTCTCCATGACGATTGACTTTGGTCATGCGAATACAATGGGAAAGGTAAATGACTTTATCAAGGCACTCAAATCTGCTTCTCATGTCCACATCCATGATAACCATGGGAAATCTGATGAGCACCTTGCTATCGGTGAAGGAACGATAGACTGGAACAAGGTTTCGAAAGCCCTTATAAGAGAATACCGGGGAGTAGTGGTTGTAGAGGGAAGATCAATTCCTGAAGCAAAACGCTCCCTAGCCCAGGTATGGGGGTGGAGATAA
- a CDS encoding DUF7123 family protein, which produces MPSHLKFREKYNETQSRLITYLRKGLDSGRHYFKSKYIAKDLGLSSKEVGTNMAILAEICQELTIVKWSYSNSTTWMVSPVKN; this is translated from the coding sequence ATGCCATCACACTTAAAATTTAGAGAGAAGTACAACGAGACTCAGTCCCGGCTTATTACTTACCTCAGAAAAGGGCTCGATTCAGGAAGGCATTATTTCAAGTCCAAGTATATTGCAAAAGACCTGGGACTGTCTTCCAAAGAAGTGGGGACCAATATGGCAATTCTTGCAGAAATCTGTCAGGAACTGACCATAGTCAAGTGGAGCTACTCAAACAGCACCACTTGGATGGTATCCCCAGTAAAGAATTAA